A DNA window from Hippea jasoniae contains the following coding sequences:
- a CDS encoding N-acetyl sugar amidotransferase: protein MQEFIDLLREKLVEINEKPKRCKRCLMDETAEGIVFTETGCNYCDEFLKILDNPPKKINLSLEELVNKVKKDGRNKPYDCIVGLSGGVDSSYTLVKVKELGLRPLAVHMDNGWDSELAANNIKNLVENLGVDLYTHVIDWDEYRQLMQAFFDADVIDIELLYDNAMLAVCYQQANKYGLKYILAGTNSSTEGMILPRNWNWFKWDKKNIKNLAKLKRIKIKTFPAIGTLDKIYYEFVKGIKWISFLDYLPSYNKFEALEALQKQFNYKPYPYKHYESVFTRFYQGFILPVKFGVDKRKNHLSTLILTNQMKKEDAIKTLQEIPYPTEQELKDDIEYFLKKMNWTKDDLKDYLQRPEKPHKQYGSEISLWNFFKEIYKKINK, encoded by the coding sequence ATGCAGGAATTTATAGATTTATTAAGAGAAAAATTAGTTGAAATTAACGAAAAACCTAAAAGATGCAAAAGGTGTCTTATGGATGAAACAGCAGAAGGTATTGTTTTTACCGAAACAGGATGTAATTATTGTGACGAATTTTTAAAAATTTTAGATAATCCTCCTAAAAAAATAAATTTGAGTTTAGAAGAGCTCGTAAATAAAGTTAAAAAAGACGGCAGAAATAAACCTTATGACTGCATAGTCGGACTAAGCGGAGGTGTAGATAGTTCCTATACTTTAGTGAAAGTAAAAGAATTAGGGCTGAGACCCCTTGCTGTTCATATGGATAATGGTTGGGATAGTGAGCTTGCAGCAAATAATATAAAAAACCTTGTAGAAAACTTAGGTGTGGATCTATATACTCATGTTATTGATTGGGATGAATATAGGCAATTAATGCAAGCCTTTTTTGATGCAGATGTTATAGACATAGAATTACTATATGATAATGCAATGCTTGCAGTTTGTTATCAACAGGCAAATAAATATGGATTAAAATATATATTAGCTGGAACAAATTCATCAACAGAAGGTATGATATTACCCCGCAACTGGAATTGGTTTAAGTGGGATAAGAAAAATATAAAAAATTTGGCAAAACTTAAAAGAATTAAGATAAAAACATTTCCCGCTATAGGTACATTAGATAAGATTTATTATGAATTTGTTAAAGGTATAAAGTGGATTTCTTTTTTGGATTACTTACCAAGCTACAATAAATTTGAAGCATTAGAAGCATTACAAAAACAATTTAATTATAAACCGTATCCATATAAACATTATGAATCCGTATTTACCCGATTTTATCAAGGGTTCATTTTGCCAGTAAAATTTGGAGTTGATAAAAGAAAAAACCATTTATCAACACTTATTTTAACCAATCAAATGAAAAAAGAAGATGCAATTAAAACGCTTCAAGAAATTCCATATCCAACAGAACAAGAGTTAAAAGATGATATTGAATATTTTCTAAAGAAAATGAATTGGACTAAAGATGATTTAAAAGATTACTTACAAAGACCTGAAAAGCCTCATAAACAATATGGAAGCGAAATTAGCCTATGGAATTTTTTTAAAGAGATTTACAAGAAAATAAACAAATGA
- a CDS encoding AglZ/HisF2 family acetamidino modification protein has product MIKTRIIPVLLMKNRGLYKGIKFKNHKYVGDPINTVRIFNEKEVDELIIFDIEASKANKSIDFDYLKEVVSEAFMPIGYGGGIKSVKDAENLFKIGIEKVILNTHAILNFQLIKELVKNFGSQSVVFSLDYKKTFFNGYKVFIKSGTKKTSYKPEDIASIMEDLGAGEIILNDIDRDGTFNGYNIEMIKEISSNLSIPLIACGGARNLKDFKMAKDAGASACAAGSMFVFHMPHRAVVISYPRYEELKKVLGEN; this is encoded by the coding sequence ATGATAAAAACCAGAATAATTCCTGTTTTATTAATGAAAAATAGAGGATTATATAAAGGAATAAAGTTTAAAAATCATAAATATGTAGGGGATCCAATTAATACAGTAAGGATTTTCAACGAAAAAGAGGTTGATGAACTAATAATATTTGATATAGAAGCAAGTAAAGCTAATAAATCAATAGATTTTGATTATTTAAAAGAGGTGGTTAGTGAAGCTTTTATGCCTATTGGATATGGAGGAGGGATAAAATCTGTTAAAGACGCTGAAAATCTATTCAAAATAGGAATAGAAAAAGTAATATTAAATACGCATGCAATTTTAAATTTTCAATTAATAAAAGAACTGGTTAAAAACTTTGGCTCTCAAAGTGTAGTTTTTTCTTTAGATTACAAAAAAACTTTTTTCAATGGCTATAAAGTTTTTATAAAAAGTGGAACAAAAAAAACCAGTTATAAGCCGGAAGATATAGCTTCAATCATGGAAGATTTAGGAGCTGGAGAAATAATACTCAATGATATTGATAGAGATGGAACTTTTAATGGATATAACATAGAAATGATAAAAGAAATCTCGTCAAATCTTTCTATCCCCTTAATAGCATGTGGCGGAGCAAGAAATTTAAAGGATTTTAAGATGGCAAAAGATGCAGGAGCAAGTGCTTGCGCAGCTGGAAGCATGTTTGTATTCCATATGCCTCACAGAGCAGTAGTGATATCATACCCAAGATATGAAGAACTTAAAAAAGTATTAGGAGAGAATTAA
- the hisH gene encoding imidazole glycerol phosphate synthase subunit HisH, with product MITIINCGMGNVGSVANMIKKVGGKSIITSNRDEVKHAKKLILPGVGAFDNAVKNLKDLGLWDLIKEKVLLEKVPIMGICLGMQLLTKGSEEGELKGFGFIDAYTKKFKFEDNKLKVPHMGWNTVKITKKSKLFENMENQESRFYFVHSYYVDCYNKNDILTITNYGIDFVSSFENDNIIGVQFHPEKSHRFGMQLLKNFVEKY from the coding sequence ATGATAACAATAATAAACTGCGGAATGGGAAATGTAGGCTCTGTTGCTAATATGATAAAAAAAGTAGGCGGAAAAAGCATAATTACTTCTAATAGAGATGAAGTAAAACATGCAAAGAAATTAATCCTTCCTGGTGTTGGAGCTTTTGATAATGCAGTAAAAAATTTAAAAGATTTAGGTTTATGGGATTTGATAAAAGAAAAAGTTTTGCTTGAAAAAGTTCCTATTATGGGGATTTGTCTTGGTATGCAACTTCTAACAAAGGGAAGCGAAGAGGGTGAGTTGAAAGGTTTTGGTTTTATTGATGCTTATACTAAGAAATTTAAATTTGAAGATAATAAGTTAAAGGTACCACATATGGGATGGAATACGGTAAAGATTACAAAAAAGTCAAAATTGTTCGAAAATATGGAAAATCAGGAAAGTAGGTTTTATTTTGTACATAGCTATTATGTGGATTGCTATAATAAAAATGACATTTTAACAATCACTAATTACGGAATAGATTTTGTATCAAGTTTTGAGAATGATAATATTATTGGTGTTCAGTTTCATCCTGAAAAGTCTCATAGGTTTGGAATGCAATTGTTAAAAAATTTTGTGGAGAAATATTAG